The Pseudonocardia sp. HH130630-07 DNA window AGTACTCGGTGAGGTGGTACTCCGAGCCGGGCTGCACGTTCTCCCGGACGCCGGGGCGCCACAGGGTGCCGGTCTCGTCGAGGCGCTCGGGGGCGATCACCCAGCGCTCGCCGTCGCCCAGCGTGGTCAGCGCGGAGAGCAGCTTGCCCTCGGCCGGCCCGATCAGCGGGCCGACCTGGGCGCCCTCCTCCCAGGCCCAGCCGACCCGCAGCGAGGACACCGCGTCGATGAGCTGGCGGCGGAAGCGCTTCGAGGTCGCGACCGAGCCGACGAGCACGACCAGCGAGGCCGCCGAGCACTTCTGGCCGGCGTGCCCGAAGGCCGAGCGGGCGACGTCGCGGGCGGCGAGGTCCAGGTCGGCCGCCGGGGTCACGATGATCGCGTTCTTGCCGCTGGTCTCGGCGAGCAGCGGCAGGTTGGGCCGCATCGAGCGGAACAGCTCGGCGGTCTCGTAGGCGCCGGTGAGGATGACCCGCTCGACGGCCGGGTGCGAGATCAGCTCGGAACCGAGGCTGGACTCGTCGAGCCGGACGAAGCGCAGCACGTCCCGCGGGACGCCCGCGGCCCACAGCGCCTCGGCGACGACGGCGCCGCAGCGCCGGGCCGGGTCGGCCGGCTTGAACACCACGGGGGAGCCCGCGGCGAGCGCGGCCAGCGTCGAGCCGGCCGGGATGGCCACCGGGAAGTTCCACGGCGGGGTCACGACGGTCAGCGCCGCGGACTCGTACCGGGCGCCGTCGACGGTCTCGAGGTTGCGGCCGGACTCGGCGTAGAAGTGTGCGAAGTCGATCGCCTCGCTTACCTCGGGGTCGCCCTGCTCCAGCAGCTTCCCGCACTCCGAGCCCATGACCTCCAGCAGCTCGGCGCGCCGGGCGGCCAGCTCGTCACCGGCCCGGTGCAGGATCTCGGCCCGCTTGTCGGCGCCGAGCGCGCGCCAGGACTCGCCGGCCGCGCGGGCGCCGGTGACGATCTCCTCCAGCTCGGTGCGGGAGGTGACGGTGCCGTCGGTGACGGTCTGCTCCCCGAGCACCGAGTCGCGCATCTTCGTCCGGATGCGGTCGCCCCAGGTGCGGTTGGCGGCCACCGAGGTGTCGGTGTCGGGGGTGTTGGTGAACCCGTGCAGCGGGGCGGGGGCCTCGGGCCGGCTGCGGTCCTGCGACCGGTTCGGCGCGGGCGGCTCGGTCGGCATGATGGCCACGGAGTCGAGGAAGCGGCGCTTCTCGCGCTCGAAGAGGTCCGGGTTCGCGTCGAGGTCGAACGCGGCGGACATGTAGTTCTCCGGGGAGGCACCCTCCTCGAGCCGCCGGATCAGGTAGGCGATCGCGACGTCGAACTCGGCCGGGTGCACGACCGGGGTGTAGAGCAGCAGCGAGCCGACGTCGGCCCGGACCGCCGCGGCCTGCGCGGTGGCCATGCCGAGCAGCATCTCGATCTCGACGCCGTCTCGACATCGGCGGCGCCCGGCCAGCAGCCAGGCCAGCGCGATGTCGAACAGGTTGTGCCCGGCGATGCCGATCCGCACCGCAGCGGTGTGCTCCGGGCGCAACGCGTAGTCCAGGACGGCCTTGTACGAGGCGTCCGAGGCCAGCTTGCTGTCACACGTCGCGAGCGGCCAGTCGTGGACCTCGGCGTCGACCTGCTCCATCGGCAGGTTGGCGCCCTTCACGACGCGGACCTTGATCCGGGCCCCGCCCCGGGCGACGCGGGCGGCCGCCCACTCCTGCAGCCGGATCATCACCGACAGCGCGTCCGGCAGGTAGGCCTGCAGGACGATCCCGGCCTCCAGGTCGGCGAACTCCGGGCGGTCCAGCAGCGTGGTGAAGACCGCGAGGGTGAGGTCGAGGTCCTTGTACTCCTCCATGTCGAGGTTGAGGAACTTCTGCCCGCCCGGGGCCGTGCGGGCGAGCCGGTACAGCGGGGCGAGCGCCTCGACGGCGTCGGCGACGGCCTTGTCGAACGACCACGGGTCGTGCGGGGCCACGGTGGAGGAGACCTTGATCGAGACGTAGTCGACGTCGTCGCGGGCGAGCAGCGCGCGGGTGCCCTCGACCCGGCGGGCGGCCTCGCCCTCACCGAGGATGGCCTCGCCGAGCAGGTTGATGTTGAGCCGGGCGCCGTCCTGCGAGTTGCGGATCCGCTTGATCGCCGGGCCGAGCCGGCGGTCCGAGGCGTCGATCAGCAGGTGGCGGACCATCTGGCGCAGCGACGCCTGGGCCACCGGGACGACGACGCCGGGCAGCACCTTCCCGGCCAGCGCGCCGGCGCGGACCGCGGCGCGCAGCGGCAGCGGCAGGAACTTCGGGATGATCGGCACCAGCGCGGCCAGGTTGCGGGCCGCGGCGCGCGGGTCCTCCGGGCGGATCACGCCGTCGACGAAGCCGACGGTGAAGGCGAGCCCGTTGGGGTCGTTCAGGACGCCGGCGAGGCGCTGCGCGGAGGCGTCCACCGGCTCGCTGCGGCTGTTCTCCAGCCAGCGGCGGACCAACGCGACCGCGTCGTCGGCCAGTGCCTCATCGATGACCACTGCGGTCGGTCGGTCGGTACTCATTCCCCTCGTCTCCTTCGTGTCGGGGTTGCCCGGTTCGGAGGAGCGTCTCAGGACATACCCTTCGCGAATAGCGACGAAATGAGAAGGATACTGTTCGGTAGAACCGAAAGGTGTGTCCATGTGGGATCTCCGTCGCCTCCACCTGCTGCACGAGCTGCACCGCCGGGGCACCGTGACCGCGGTCGCGCAGCGGCTGAACTACAGCCCGTCGAGCGTGTCGGCTCAGCTCGCGAAGCTGGAGGACGAGGTCGGGGTCCGGCTGCTGGAGCCCGACGGCCGCCGGGTGCGGCTGACCCCGCAGGGCGAGCGGGTCGCCCGGTACGCCGCGCAGGTGCTCGACCTGGAGGAGAGCGTCCGCAGCGAGCTGCGCCCGGACGAGGCGGTCACCGAGACGGTGCGCCTGGCGACGCTGGAGACGACCGGCCGGGTGCTGCTCCCGGCGGCGCTGACCCGGCTGCGGACCGCGGCGCCCTACCTGCGGGTGGAGGCGTCGGTGCTGCCGCCGGAGGTCGGACTGACCGAGCTGGAGGCCCGCGGGTTCGATCTCGCGATCGCCGAGCAGTACCCCGGGCACACCCGGGCGCACCGGGAACGGCTTGACCGGCAGGTGCTGGGGACCGACCCGGTGCGCCTGGTCGTCCCGGCGGTGTCCGGGATCACCGACCTGCCCGGCGCCGCCTCGATGCCCTGGGTGATGGAGCCCGAGGGCACCGCGGCCCGGAACTGGGCGGTGCAGCAGTGCCGGGCCGCCGGGTTCGAGCCGGACATCCGGTTCGACTCGGCCGACCTGGAGATCCACGTGCACCTGGTGCGGGCCGGGCACGCCGTCGGGCTGCTGCCGGACCTGGTGTGGACCGGCAACGCCGTGGGCGTCCGGCTGATCGAGCTGCCCGGGCCGTCGCACCGGGAGGTCTTCACCTCGGTCCGGGCGGCGGCGGTGTCCCGCCCGGCGATCCGGGCGGTGCGGGCGGCGCTGGCCGAGGCGTTCGACGCCGTGGGCCGGGCCGGCGTCCCCCGCTGAGCACGCCCCGGTGCCGCCCGAGGCACGATCGCCGCCCGCGCGGACCCCTCGCCCGCACTACCGTGGCCGGTGCCCCGACGACCGCCGGGCAGGGAAGGAACCGATGACCGCCACGCTGGTCGTGGGCGCCGGGATCGCCGGCTGCGCCGTCGCACGCGTGCTCCGGCGCCGCGGGCTCGATGTCACGATCGTCGAGCGGCGCCTCGAACCTCCGCGCTCCGGGACGGCGCTGAACCTCCCGGGCAACGCGGTCCGGGCGTTGCGGTCGCTCGGGATCGACGCGGGGCCGCACCTGTCCGCGTTCCCGATCCGGCGCCGGGAGTACCGCAGCGCGACCGACCGGCTGCTCTTCTCCGTGGACGAGGCCGGATTCTGGTCCGGCGTCGCCGAGTCCTGGTGCGTGTCGCACGCCGAGCTCGGCGCGGAGCTGGCCCGGGGCCTGGACGTCCGGTTCGGCACCCGGGTCCTCGGGATCGACGACGGCGCGGGGGACGGGCCGAGCACCGTGACGTTCGAGGACGGGACCCGGCGCAGCTACGACCTGGTGGTCGGGGCGGACGGCATCCGGTCCGTCGTCCGCGGGATCGTCTCGCCGGCCGTCCCGGCTCCGTCGGTCATGACCCCGGGCAGCTGGCGGCTGGTCACCGCCGACCCGGGCGTCGAGCACTGGACGGCGTGGACCGGGCGCCGGGGCACGTTCCTGCTGATCCCGATGGGCGGCGGGCGGGCGTACGGCTACGCGTCCACCAGCCGGGGCGAACCGGTGGACACCGACCCGGAGTGGCTCCGGCGGACCTTCGGCGGGTTCCCCCGGCCGGTCCGCGAGACGGTCGGTGCGGTCCTCGCCGGTGACGGCCGGCTGCACCACGCGCCGGTCGAGGAGCTGCGTACCGACCGCTGGCACCGGGGCGGGGTCGTGGTGGTCGGGGACGCCGCGCACGCCACCGGCCCGGTGTGGGCGCAGGGGGCGGCGATGGCGCTGGAGGACGCCGTCGTCCTCGGCGAGACGATGGCACTGCCCGGGACCACGGCCGAGAAGCTGGACCGCTGGGAACGACGCCGGCGTCCGCGGGTCGAGCACGTGCAGGCCGCCACCGACCGGATGTCGCGGATCGCCGCGCTGCCCGACCGGCTGCTGCGCCTCACCACCCCGCTGGCCGGCCCCCGCTCGTACCGCGCGGCCTACCGCCCGCTACGCGCCACTCCCTGAGCCCGGCCCCCGCCCCCGCCCCCGGCCCCCGGACACACTCATGGAGCTTCAGCCCGGTGACACCGGGCCGAAGCTCCATGAGTGGATAGGGGCCCGGGATACTCATGGAGCTTCGGCCCGGTCGTACGGGGCTGAAGCTCCATGAGTACGAAGAGCGCGGGCCGGGCCGAGATCAGGCCTGGTTCTGCTCGGCGGCCTGCTGTGCCTTCTTGGCCTTCTGCTCCTTCTGGGCCTTCATGCTGGCCTGCACCGAGACCACCACGACGAGGCCGAGGGTGATCCA harbors:
- a CDS encoding LysR family transcriptional regulator; protein product: MWDLRRLHLLHELHRRGTVTAVAQRLNYSPSSVSAQLAKLEDEVGVRLLEPDGRRVRLTPQGERVARYAAQVLDLEESVRSELRPDEAVTETVRLATLETTGRVLLPAALTRLRTAAPYLRVEASVLPPEVGLTELEARGFDLAIAEQYPGHTRAHRERLDRQVLGTDPVRLVVPAVSGITDLPGAASMPWVMEPEGTAARNWAVQQCRAAGFEPDIRFDSADLEIHVHLVRAGHAVGLLPDLVWTGNAVGVRLIELPGPSHREVFTSVRAAAVSRPAIRAVRAALAEAFDAVGRAGVPR
- a CDS encoding FAD-dependent oxidoreductase; its protein translation is MTATLVVGAGIAGCAVARVLRRRGLDVTIVERRLEPPRSGTALNLPGNAVRALRSLGIDAGPHLSAFPIRRREYRSATDRLLFSVDEAGFWSGVAESWCVSHAELGAELARGLDVRFGTRVLGIDDGAGDGPSTVTFEDGTRRSYDLVVGADGIRSVVRGIVSPAVPAPSVMTPGSWRLVTADPGVEHWTAWTGRRGTFLLIPMGGGRAYGYASTSRGEPVDTDPEWLRRTFGGFPRPVRETVGAVLAGDGRLHHAPVEELRTDRWHRGGVVVVGDAAHATGPVWAQGAAMALEDAVVLGETMALPGTTAEKLDRWERRRRPRVEHVQAATDRMSRIAALPDRLLRLTTPLAGPRSYRAAYRPLRATP
- a CDS encoding bifunctional proline dehydrogenase/L-glutamate gamma-semialdehyde dehydrogenase, which produces MSTDRPTAVVIDEALADDAVALVRRWLENSRSEPVDASAQRLAGVLNDPNGLAFTVGFVDGVIRPEDPRAAARNLAALVPIIPKFLPLPLRAAVRAGALAGKVLPGVVVPVAQASLRQMVRHLLIDASDRRLGPAIKRIRNSQDGARLNINLLGEAILGEGEAARRVEGTRALLARDDVDYVSIKVSSTVAPHDPWSFDKAVADAVEALAPLYRLARTAPGGQKFLNLDMEEYKDLDLTLAVFTTLLDRPEFADLEAGIVLQAYLPDALSVMIRLQEWAAARVARGGARIKVRVVKGANLPMEQVDAEVHDWPLATCDSKLASDASYKAVLDYALRPEHTAAVRIGIAGHNLFDIALAWLLAGRRRCRDGVEIEMLLGMATAQAAAVRADVGSLLLYTPVVHPAEFDVAIAYLIRRLEEGASPENYMSAAFDLDANPDLFEREKRRFLDSVAIMPTEPPAPNRSQDRSRPEAPAPLHGFTNTPDTDTSVAANRTWGDRIRTKMRDSVLGEQTVTDGTVTSRTELEEIVTGARAAGESWRALGADKRAEILHRAGDELAARRAELLEVMGSECGKLLEQGDPEVSEAIDFAHFYAESGRNLETVDGARYESAALTVVTPPWNFPVAIPAGSTLAALAAGSPVVFKPADPARRCGAVVAEALWAAGVPRDVLRFVRLDESSLGSELISHPAVERVILTGAYETAELFRSMRPNLPLLAETSGKNAIIVTPAADLDLAARDVARSAFGHAGQKCSAASLVVLVGSVATSKRFRRQLIDAVSSLRVGWAWEEGAQVGPLIGPAEGKLLSALTTLGDGERWVIAPERLDETGTLWRPGVRENVQPGSEYHLTEYFGPVLGIMTAPTLEKAVELVNQVDYGLTSGLHSLDPEEIDTWLATVEAGNAYVNRGITGAIVQRQAFGGWKKSAVGAGTKAGGPNYLVGLGSWTDSPVRADAPDDALSARVLRGARAADLDEADLAWLSGALSTDVTALREEFGIARDATGLVSEHNVLRYHPMPVTVRHGGGHAAELLRIVAAGARVSAPVTVSTATELPAALHDALVALGASVRHDDTGAWHTRARELGVTGGRLRLIGTPASEIAAATGGSPALAVYDGPVVTAGRVELLPFLREQAVSVTAHRFGTPHPHEVPAVVPAPR